A single Marinitoga aeolica DNA region contains:
- a CDS encoding B12-binding domain-containing radical SAM protein, with protein MNHSSKHFLLINPWIYDTAAYDFWLKPLGLLYIGSILKNHGYKVSLIDLMNRYDKYFIENNLIKDRYYGTGKFYFEEVEKPYVIKDIPRKFKRYGLPKDEFIKRLKDYKDVDGILVTSVMTYWYYGVYKTIEVIREIFPEKPIFLGGIYVNIMPDHAKKYFNSLNVKVINGTGNIAIKQLLDYYNENITEIDWFENLEPLYELYEGKIPNVVITSSIGCPFKCTYCVTPRMWKYQKRSIKNIIKGLEKILKEKPVKDVVFFDDAFLIHPEKEKLLEALSKFDVRYHLPNGIHAKLVDKKIAKLFAKANFKVIKLGYETSDEEMQKRTGGKVTNEDLVRAVKYLLDEGLTETSAYIMTNLPDQKVDDVIRGIDFCFDLGITPSVNEFTPIPNTPQYMDLISKGWLKPDTDPLLLNNSVLPYWWKYGMNADEIEKIKAYLRDKKAERGN; from the coding sequence ATGAATCATTCATCAAAACATTTTTTGTTGATAAATCCATGGATTTATGATACAGCAGCATACGATTTTTGGTTAAAACCATTAGGCCTGTTATACATAGGAAGTATATTAAAAAATCATGGATATAAAGTTAGTTTAATAGACTTAATGAATAGATATGATAAATATTTTATAGAAAATAATTTAATTAAAGATAGATATTATGGAACTGGAAAATTTTATTTTGAAGAAGTAGAAAAACCATATGTAATAAAAGATATACCGAGAAAATTCAAAAGATATGGACTACCCAAAGATGAATTTATTAAAAGATTAAAAGATTATAAAGACGTTGATGGAATATTGGTTACTTCTGTAATGACTTATTGGTATTATGGAGTATATAAAACTATTGAAGTAATAAGAGAAATTTTTCCTGAAAAACCTATATTTTTGGGCGGCATATATGTTAATATTATGCCAGACCACGCTAAAAAATATTTTAACAGTTTAAATGTTAAAGTGATTAACGGAACAGGTAATATAGCTATAAAACAATTACTTGATTATTATAATGAAAATATAACTGAAATAGATTGGTTTGAGAATTTAGAACCATTATATGAGTTATATGAAGGGAAGATACCTAATGTTGTAATAACTTCTTCAATTGGATGTCCATTTAAATGTACTTATTGTGTTACTCCCAGAATGTGGAAATATCAGAAAAGAAGTATAAAAAATATAATTAAAGGACTTGAAAAAATTCTTAAAGAAAAACCAGTAAAAGATGTAGTGTTTTTTGACGATGCTTTTTTGATTCATCCAGAGAAAGAAAAATTATTAGAAGCTCTTTCAAAATTTGATGTTAGATATCATTTACCAAATGGAATACATGCAAAATTAGTAGATAAAAAAATAGCTAAATTATTTGCAAAAGCTAATTTTAAAGTTATTAAATTAGGATATGAGACATCCGATGAAGAAATGCAAAAAAGAACTGGTGGTAAAGTTACAAATGAAGATTTGGTAAGAGCTGTAAAATATTTATTAGATGAAGGGTTAACAGAGACATCAGCATATATAATGACAAATTTACCAGATCAAAAAGTTGATGATGTAATTAGAGGTATTGATTTTTGTTTTGATTTAGGGATAACTCCATCAGTGAATGAATTTACGCCAATCCCTAACACTCCCCAGTATATGGACTTGATATCAAAAGGATGGTTGAAACCAGATACTGATCCATTATTATTGAATAATTCAGTATTACCATATTGGTGGAAATATGGGATGAATGCTGATGAAATCGAAAAAATAAAAGCATATTTGCGCGATAAAAAAGCAGAAAGAGGGAATTAA
- a CDS encoding AAA family ATPase, giving the protein MKPSDIKFLSKKIMESGEIPLLWGHFGVGKTDIARDIAKETDRKLIILVISQMEPGDLIGLPSKSEDKTVFLKPDWWPEEDNTIIMIDEINRAHRSIRNAIMQLLLDRRIHNHILPEGTWIMAAANPPDDDYDQVDLITDPAFMSRFFHLSLNPEVNEWVNWAKKQDVSNEVISFIKEYPEFISNGKSVSFRLDLKPSPRSWYKLSRVLNNLSELEVKEYAYILASGIVGPEAARTFVNYLEEKSNLPTPEKILFELDDIVLNRVKSMNIDEKNSIVLRINKYFENLEEDEMIKILDNAEHKLIAKNIKEFSQILSKDSAYSILRNIDHFANKNKGLKKAFFEKLFEELAIVLDNVNWLEEI; this is encoded by the coding sequence ATGAAACCAAGTGATATAAAATTTTTATCAAAAAAGATTATGGAGTCTGGTGAAATACCATTATTATGGGGACATTTTGGTGTTGGTAAAACGGATATTGCACGTGATATAGCAAAAGAAACAGATCGGAAGTTAATAATTTTAGTTATATCTCAAATGGAACCAGGGGATTTAATAGGATTACCTTCTAAAAGTGAGGATAAAACAGTTTTTTTAAAACCAGATTGGTGGCCTGAAGAGGATAATACAATTATAATGATAGATGAAATTAATAGGGCTCATAGATCTATTAGAAATGCTATTATGCAATTATTATTAGACAGGAGAATTCATAACCATATTTTGCCTGAAGGAACATGGATAATGGCAGCAGCTAACCCGCCTGACGATGATTATGATCAGGTAGATTTAATAACTGATCCTGCATTTATGTCACGATTTTTTCACTTAAGTTTAAATCCAGAGGTAAATGAATGGGTTAATTGGGCTAAAAAACAGGATGTAAGTAATGAAGTTATTTCTTTTATAAAAGAATATCCAGAATTTATTTCTAATGGAAAAAGTGTGTCTTTTAGATTGGATTTAAAACCCAGTCCTAGAAGTTGGTATAAATTAAGTAGAGTTTTAAATAATTTGTCAGAACTTGAAGTTAAAGAATATGCTTATATTTTAGCTTCAGGAATAGTTGGCCCTGAAGCTGCAAGAACTTTTGTTAATTATCTGGAGGAAAAAAGTAATTTACCAACACCGGAAAAAATACTTTTTGAACTTGATGATATAGTTTTAAATAGAGTGAAAAGTATGAATATTGATGAAAAAAATTCTATTGTTTTAAGAATAAATAAATATTTTGAGAATCTTGAAGAAGATGAAATGATAAAAATATTGGATAATGCTGAACACAAATTGATAGCAAAAAATATAAAAGAATTCTCGCAGATTCTTTCAAAAGATTCTGCTTATTCAATATTAAGGAATATAGATCATTTTGCGAATAAAAACAAAGGATTAAAAAAAGCTTTTTTTGAAAAATTATTTGAAGAGTTGGCAATTGTTTTAGATAATGTAAATTGGTTAGAAGAGATTTAA
- a CDS encoding coiled-coil domain-containing protein has product MEENSEEIKNLIEDLNKIENLIDRIILNEDFETLPKILEQRKKILDKMVKYSSSLLIKNRVEKLTEDDKKRINKIKSEMEKVKKQIKTANKGKVAIKNGYMKIQEEISRRRFNSNG; this is encoded by the coding sequence ATGGAAGAAAATTCCGAAGAAATAAAAAATTTGATAGAAGATTTAAATAAAATAGAAAATCTCATAGATAGAATTATTTTAAATGAAGATTTTGAAACATTGCCAAAAATTTTAGAGCAAAGAAAAAAAATCCTTGATAAAATGGTTAAATATTCTTCATCTCTATTAATAAAGAATAGGGTAGAAAAATTAACTGAGGATGATAAAAAAAGGATTAATAAGATAAAATCAGAAATGGAAAAGGTAAAAAAGCAAATAAAAACTGCAAATAAGGGAAAAGTTGCCATAAAAAATGGGTATATGAAGATCCAAGAAGAAATATCAAGAAGAAGATTTAATTCAAATGGATAA
- a CDS encoding type III pantothenate kinase, translating into MRLLFDVGNTHIVVGIYEEKILHTWRIGTKSFETEDELYSHLFPLFNRENIKEKDIDSVVISSVVPSVNYILAKFAQKYYKSDAIFVNSQYLNSIELKVDYPNEVGADRIANILALKKYYGENAIAIDFGTAITIDVLYEGNFIGGAIIPGINTQMMALFSKTAKLPQVELEFLDYSVGKNTIDNIQIGIIKTVVYGIQQLLKDIESEYKKEFKIVITGGIGKSLKGIIPEFNHYDPYLTLKGLNTFYELMKGVD; encoded by the coding sequence TTGAGATTATTATTTGATGTTGGAAATACACATATTGTAGTAGGAATATATGAAGAAAAAATTTTACATACATGGCGAATTGGGACAAAATCTTTTGAGACAGAAGATGAATTATATTCACATTTGTTTCCGCTGTTTAATAGAGAAAATATAAAAGAAAAGGATATTGATTCTGTCGTTATTTCTTCAGTTGTTCCATCGGTTAATTATATTCTGGCTAAATTTGCACAAAAATATTATAAATCAGATGCAATTTTTGTAAATTCACAATATTTAAATAGTATTGAGTTAAAGGTTGACTATCCCAATGAGGTTGGTGCAGATAGGATAGCTAATATTTTGGCGTTAAAAAAATATTATGGTGAGAATGCTATTGCAATAGATTTCGGAACAGCAATTACAATAGATGTTTTATATGAAGGTAATTTTATTGGTGGAGCAATTATACCGGGGATAAATACGCAAATGATGGCTTTGTTTTCTAAAACAGCCAAATTACCTCAGGTAGAGTTGGAATTTTTAGATTATTCTGTAGGTAAAAATACAATAGATAATATTCAAATTGGAATAATTAAAACTGTTGTATATGGAATACAACAATTATTAAAGGACATTGAGAGTGAATATAAAAAAGAATTTAAAATAGTTATAACGGGTGGTATTGGTAAATCATTAAAGGGAATAATTCCTGAATTTAATCATTATGATCCATATTTGACATTAAAAGGATTAAACACCTTTTATGAATTAATGAAAGGAGTAGATTGA
- the fba gene encoding class II fructose-1,6-bisphosphate aldolase yields MPYVDTKVILENADKHGYGVPALNINNLEFLHYIIEAGIKMNSPVIIETSQGAMKYAGNGDFRKGAEIFVKMVRTFADEANIPVALHLDHGKSFEYIVAAIKAGYSSVMIDASEHPFEENMKITKEIVKIAHAAGVSVEAELGQLAGIEDEAVAAENVLVDPEEAKIFVEETDVDFLAPAVGTSHGAFKFKGAAKIDYDRIKKVKEYVKRPLVLHGASSVVPEFVEIAEKHGADFGGAKGVPAEILKEAVKCGINKVNTDTDLRIAFVAGLREFLNGNPKEFDPRKYFKLAREYTIKVITDRMEVLGSAGKADLF; encoded by the coding sequence ATGCCTTATGTAGACACTAAAGTTATTTTGGAAAATGCTGACAAACATGGATATGGAGTTCCAGCTTTAAATATTAATAATCTTGAATTTTTACATTATATAATTGAAGCTGGAATAAAAATGAATTCACCAGTTATTATTGAAACAAGTCAGGGTGCAATGAAATATGCAGGGAATGGAGATTTTAGAAAAGGTGCAGAAATTTTTGTGAAAATGGTAAGAACTTTTGCAGATGAAGCAAATATCCCGGTAGCATTGCATCTTGATCATGGAAAGAGTTTTGAATATATTGTTGCAGCTATAAAAGCTGGATATTCATCTGTTATGATTGATGCTTCCGAACATCCATTTGAAGAAAATATGAAAATAACAAAAGAAATTGTTAAGATTGCTCATGCTGCAGGCGTATCAGTTGAAGCAGAATTAGGACAATTAGCTGGTATTGAAGATGAAGCAGTAGCAGCAGAGAACGTATTAGTTGATCCAGAAGAAGCAAAAATATTTGTTGAAGAAACAGATGTTGATTTCTTAGCTCCTGCAGTAGGAACATCACATGGTGCATTTAAATTTAAAGGTGCAGCAAAAATAGATTATGATAGAATTAAAAAGGTTAAAGAATATGTAAAAAGACCATTAGTACTACATGGTGCATCTTCAGTAGTTCCAGAATTTGTTGAAATTGCAGAAAAACATGGAGCAGATTTTGGTGGAGCTAAAGGTGTTCCAGCAGAAATATTAAAAGAAGCAGTAAAATGTGGAATTAACAAAGTTAATACAGATACAGATTTAAGAATAGCATTTGTAGCAGGATTAAGGGAATTTTTAAATGGAAATCCAAAAGAATTTGATCCAAGGAAATATTTTAAATTAGCAAGAGAATATACAATTAAAGTAATTACAGATAGAATGGAAGTTTTAGGTTCAGCTGGAAAAGCAGATTTATTCTAA